A window from Populus trichocarpa isolate Nisqually-1 chromosome 3, P.trichocarpa_v4.1, whole genome shotgun sequence encodes these proteins:
- the LOC7496523 gene encoding indole-3-acetic acid-amido synthetase GH3.17 isoform X2, whose protein sequence is MMPSTAEELERKTFFYNLLMPIMNKYVDGLDQGKGMYLLFTKPEISTPSGLMARPVLTSYYKSSNFRNRAFNRYNVYTSPDETILCPDSKQSMYCQLLCGLVQREEVLRVGAVFASAFLRAIKFLEEYQKELCSNIRTGRLSDWITDPNCRNAVSSFLSKPNSELADLIEVECSGKSCEGIIKKLWPRTKYIEVIVTGSMAQYIPTLEFYSGGLPLVSTMYGSSECYLGINFKPLSNPSDVSYTLIPNMAYFEFLPVDKDNKKVIQAVQCNGATDHNGKQEEDGKEKDVEAVDLEDVKLGHYYELVVTTFTGLYRYRVGDILMVTGFYNNAPQFRFVHRRNVVLSIDTDKTNEEDLLKAVTQAKVLLEPLGFLLTEYTSFADTSSIPGHYVLFWELKTQGTNDLPELDPITMEKCCSTVEESLDSIYRRCRKKDKSIGPLEIRVVTHGTFDALMDFCVSQGSSVNQYKTTRCIKSEEAFKILHSRVVGRFFSKKTPFWEPFRIETN, encoded by the exons ATGATGCCTTCGACTGCTGAAGAATTGGAAAGAAAGACATTCTTTTATAACCTCCTTATGCCTATAATGAACAA gtaTGTTGATGGCTTGGACCAGGGAAAAGGAATGTATCTTTTGTTTACCAAACCCGAAATTAGCACCCCTTCGGGCTTGATGGCAAGACCTGTTCTAACAAGCTACTACAAGAGCAGCAACTTCAGAAACCGTGCTTTCAATCGATATAACGTTTATACAAGCCCTGATGAGACCATCTTGTGTCCTGATAGCAAGCAGAGCATGTACTGCCAATTGCTATGTGGCTTAGTACAACGCGAAGAGGTTCTAAGAGTTGGTGCAGTTTTTGCATCAGCTTTCCTGCGCGCTATCAAATTTTTGGAGGAATATCAGAAAGAATTATGCTCCAATATAAGAACAGGTCGTCTCAGTGATTGGATCACTGACCCCAATTGCAGAAATGCCGTCTCGTCATTTCTGAGCAAACCCAATTCAGAATTGGCTGATTTAATCGAGGTTGAATGTAGCGGCAAATCTTGCGAAGGGATAATTAAGAAGCTTTGGCCGAGAACAAAGTACATTGAAGTTATTGTTACAGGTTCTATGGCACAATACATTCCAACCCTTGAATTCTATAGCGGTGGGCTCCCATTAGTTTCAACAATGTATGGCTCTTCTGAATGTTACTTGGGAATCAACTTCAAACCACTAAGCAACCCTTCTGATGTCTCTTACACACTCATTCCAAATATGGCTTACTTTGAATTCTTGCCCGTTGATAAAGACAACAAAAAAGTGATACAGGCTGTCCAGTGCAATGGTGCTACCGATCATAATGGCAAACAAGAGGAGGATGGCAAGGAAAAGGACGTTGAAGCTGTTGATCTTGAGGACGTCAAGCTTGGTCACTACTATGAACTAGTTGTCACCACTTTTACAG GATTATATAGGTATAGAGTTGGAGACATTCTTATGGTAACTGGCTTCTACAATAATGCTCCTCAATTTCGTTTTGTGCACCGGCGAAATGTGGTTTTAAGTATCGATACTGACAAGACCAATGAAGAAGACCTCTTAAAGGCGGTGACACAAGCTAAAGTCCTCCTTGAGCCACTCGGTTTCCTTCTAACGGAGTACACGAGCTTCGCTGACACTTCCTCAATCCCAGGTCATTATGTGCTATTTTGGGAACTTAAGACGCAAGGAACTAATGATCTGCCGGAGCTTGATCCAATTACAATGGAAAAGTGCTGTTCCACTGTTGAAGAATCGCTCGATTCTATTTATAGAAGGTGTAGGAAGAAAGACAAATCAATTGGACCACTGGAAATAAGAGTGGTGACACATGGAACTTTCGATGCACTCATGGATTTTTGTGTATCTCAAGGGTCATCAGTTAACCAGTACAAGACTACAAGATGCATTAAATCCGAGGAGGCCTTCAAGATTTTGCATTCCAGGGTGGTGGGAAGATTTTTCAGCAAGAAAACTCCTTTCTGGGAGCCGTTCAGAATTGAAACTAATTAG
- the LOC7496523 gene encoding indole-3-acetic acid-amido synthetase GH3.17 isoform X1, whose amino-acid sequence MLPIFDPNDNEAGLKLLEDLTNNACQIQRQVLEYILTTNLHTGYLKSFLNGDSSKENFKNKVPIVNYEDIKPCIERIANGEPSSIISAQPITELLTSSGTSGGQPKMMPSTAEELERKTFFYNLLMPIMNKYVDGLDQGKGMYLLFTKPEISTPSGLMARPVLTSYYKSSNFRNRAFNRYNVYTSPDETILCPDSKQSMYCQLLCGLVQREEVLRVGAVFASAFLRAIKFLEEYQKELCSNIRTGRLSDWITDPNCRNAVSSFLSKPNSELADLIEVECSGKSCEGIIKKLWPRTKYIEVIVTGSMAQYIPTLEFYSGGLPLVSTMYGSSECYLGINFKPLSNPSDVSYTLIPNMAYFEFLPVDKDNKKVIQAVQCNGATDHNGKQEEDGKEKDVEAVDLEDVKLGHYYELVVTTFTGLYRYRVGDILMVTGFYNNAPQFRFVHRRNVVLSIDTDKTNEEDLLKAVTQAKVLLEPLGFLLTEYTSFADTSSIPGHYVLFWELKTQGTNDLPELDPITMEKCCSTVEESLDSIYRRCRKKDKSIGPLEIRVVTHGTFDALMDFCVSQGSSVNQYKTTRCIKSEEAFKILHSRVVGRFFSKKTPFWEPFRIETN is encoded by the exons atgttgCCAATCTTTGATCCAAATGATAATGAAGCTGGCTTGAAGCTTTTGGAGGACCTAACCAACAATGCATGTCAAATACAGCGACAGGTATTGGAGTATATACTGACCACAAATTTGCATACAGGGTATCTTAAAAGCTTTCTCAACGGCGATTCTAGTAAGGAAAACTTCAAGAATAAAGTTCCCATCGTGAATTATGAGGATATCAAGCCTTGTATCGAGCGAATTGCCAATGGAGAGCCTTCATCCATCATTTCAGCTCAACCAATAACTGAGCTCCTCACAAG CTCGGGTACTTCTGGAGGACAGCCAAAAATGATGCCTTCGACTGCTGAAGAATTGGAAAGAAAGACATTCTTTTATAACCTCCTTATGCCTATAATGAACAA gtaTGTTGATGGCTTGGACCAGGGAAAAGGAATGTATCTTTTGTTTACCAAACCCGAAATTAGCACCCCTTCGGGCTTGATGGCAAGACCTGTTCTAACAAGCTACTACAAGAGCAGCAACTTCAGAAACCGTGCTTTCAATCGATATAACGTTTATACAAGCCCTGATGAGACCATCTTGTGTCCTGATAGCAAGCAGAGCATGTACTGCCAATTGCTATGTGGCTTAGTACAACGCGAAGAGGTTCTAAGAGTTGGTGCAGTTTTTGCATCAGCTTTCCTGCGCGCTATCAAATTTTTGGAGGAATATCAGAAAGAATTATGCTCCAATATAAGAACAGGTCGTCTCAGTGATTGGATCACTGACCCCAATTGCAGAAATGCCGTCTCGTCATTTCTGAGCAAACCCAATTCAGAATTGGCTGATTTAATCGAGGTTGAATGTAGCGGCAAATCTTGCGAAGGGATAATTAAGAAGCTTTGGCCGAGAACAAAGTACATTGAAGTTATTGTTACAGGTTCTATGGCACAATACATTCCAACCCTTGAATTCTATAGCGGTGGGCTCCCATTAGTTTCAACAATGTATGGCTCTTCTGAATGTTACTTGGGAATCAACTTCAAACCACTAAGCAACCCTTCTGATGTCTCTTACACACTCATTCCAAATATGGCTTACTTTGAATTCTTGCCCGTTGATAAAGACAACAAAAAAGTGATACAGGCTGTCCAGTGCAATGGTGCTACCGATCATAATGGCAAACAAGAGGAGGATGGCAAGGAAAAGGACGTTGAAGCTGTTGATCTTGAGGACGTCAAGCTTGGTCACTACTATGAACTAGTTGTCACCACTTTTACAG GATTATATAGGTATAGAGTTGGAGACATTCTTATGGTAACTGGCTTCTACAATAATGCTCCTCAATTTCGTTTTGTGCACCGGCGAAATGTGGTTTTAAGTATCGATACTGACAAGACCAATGAAGAAGACCTCTTAAAGGCGGTGACACAAGCTAAAGTCCTCCTTGAGCCACTCGGTTTCCTTCTAACGGAGTACACGAGCTTCGCTGACACTTCCTCAATCCCAGGTCATTATGTGCTATTTTGGGAACTTAAGACGCAAGGAACTAATGATCTGCCGGAGCTTGATCCAATTACAATGGAAAAGTGCTGTTCCACTGTTGAAGAATCGCTCGATTCTATTTATAGAAGGTGTAGGAAGAAAGACAAATCAATTGGACCACTGGAAATAAGAGTGGTGACACATGGAACTTTCGATGCACTCATGGATTTTTGTGTATCTCAAGGGTCATCAGTTAACCAGTACAAGACTACAAGATGCATTAAATCCGAGGAGGCCTTCAAGATTTTGCATTCCAGGGTGGTGGGAAGATTTTTCAGCAAGAAAACTCCTTTCTGGGAGCCGTTCAGAATTGAAACTAATTAG